In Etheostoma cragini isolate CJK2018 chromosome 15, CSU_Ecrag_1.0, whole genome shotgun sequence, the DNA window GTTAGAGCATCATTGGAGGCTAACTGCACGGCGGCGAGAAGCGCGGTCAACGAAATATCTCAataatatcataataataatggtatTCTTATTGTGTGTACTAAAAGTGAGTCTGTCaaactgaaatgtgtgtttacagcGACCCTTTCATTGGGGGTGATAAAATAGGTGAATGGCTCAACAAAAGCTTTGCATTTTCTATACAGAATGCTATCTGTTAAATTCATCATAGCCTGAGTGATGTTTTCGTAGAGGGCTCATAGCGAGAGATAGAGGGTTGCCACGCGACGTAGGCTACCTCAACTTTTGTCTTCATGAATAAAAGCAGGAGTTTCAGTGTTGCAGCGAGCTTACAGACAGTATTGCATGTTGCAAAGCCATATTTTCCCCCAACGTCGTGTCTGAAAGAGCAACGTATTTGGGTGTTTGTATTCTGTTTGTCCTTGATTATGAATTTTTTCCAAATGCCTCTCGCATGTTCGTTAAACCAAATCTAACCATTttctaatttctttaaaaaaaaaaagggaaagctCAGTAGAGACTAGGGGAGAGGGTGGGTCCGTGCATTATGCAAGCTCTCATTACTTCCAGATGTTAGTCAGCTTTTCTCTGCCGCTTCTTGCCCTCTAATGTGCTCTTCTGGCCGCCTGTTGCCGGTCAGTGGTCACTGGTCACTGAGGAGTTCATAGGCTACCCTCGGAAGATGGATGAGGACTGATGGGGTTGTGTGTCAGCTGGGCAGGGAGCGGTGGAACCAactaaaaactgtatttaaccGCATTTGTGATCATTTGCACTTGCTCTAAACTGATCATTGATTTGGTTTAATAAACTAGGACGTTAGGTCAAACATGGATCTTTCCCCCCTTTCCCCTTTCCCCCTTATGGAGGAATGTTGGTTTAATGATTAACTTTATGTGACAGGATGTCTCATACTATGTGTGGTAGACTGTCCTGATTCATCAGTAAACACATCAGATGTCATGATGAAGGACATGCAGAAGTTGGCAGGATGTGGGGGTAGTCATCAGCCTGTTACACTACATCATACAATACACCACTGTCCTGTCTTGCTGTTGTGTAATGGGCTTCTAGCTGTATTAAATCACCTACCAGCAGAGAGCCAAAGATTGTAGCAGCTGCATGGCACTCAGGCGGGCTCTGTGCTGTCATTAATTCCGTTACATAGGCTGTTGTCTGTGGCTCCAACATTTAGTTTCCTGAAAGAATCTTGTATTCATTTTAGTCAGGCGTACCTAATAAACAGGCAAGTGAATATTTCCTTATTGTTTTGAGGTCTTGTGAGTGTTAGTGTAACAACAGTGAAACCTGACTCTTCCTCGTTTGTCTGGGGACCCCCTGGAATCCTAACGGAGACCCCTGGGAGTCCCCATGAATCTCTCTGGTCAGGTTCGTGTGCAGCTGGAGTTTCCTTcagcagtatttttttttttttttttttttttaacccaaactgGAATGTGATTGTCTCATTACAGCTTTTGGACCCAGGGGTGCTGTTAAGGAATGCAGGGTTATAAACCCCATTTGCACAGTGGGCCACACGCCGGGCATTTAAATGGTTTACTGAGGCTAATGAAATTACACCCTGAACCTGCATGGGATTGCCTGTCACTGTCTAGGGTCTATCACTGAAAAGCAATTTTGGACTGTTTTACTGCATGATGAATGAACTGTTATGTTAAAACAATATACAGCATTAACTGAAAGCTAGTGATAAAAGGAACCTATAACGTTAACAGGCCTTTTCAGCAAATATACATGCCGCCAGGTTGTGtatgtcttttctttctataCAATTTGCACCATTATCCCATTTAGATCAGAAAGCAATAAGTATCTTATTCATGTTTACCCCCctaaacatttttacaacataattTGTTACGATAAAACCTAAAGTTTTCAGTTGTATTAGAGGTTGATTGGTTTATAAAGTAGAGATAAACTTCCGGCCCAGTAAATTGCAGAAGTAGCATCAGCCTGATTTGGTGAAGACAGAGCGGGTTAATGATTCTACTTAACTGTATTGATTAGGGCATCCAGTACAGGAGTCTGTTCAGTGAACATATGGACTAATCTGGCTTTATAGGCAGTAAGGACCAAATAATCTTACTTGATCTTctttaatacattaatacacTCAGAAAAACAAGATGGACTTTTCTGTCCAGTCAAGCACACACACGTGTTGGAATAGTCAATGTGGATATTTTCCTggcctgttttattttctttatgtcTGAAGTCTTTTGATCAACATCTTTCATTGAATCAGAAAGTAATTGATTAGATTCCAGAGAGGGAACCACTTTACTACATCACTGCTGCAGTAAGGTTACTACTTAGGGTGCTCCGATCAGGATTTTTGGATCCGATCACTGATTGCTGAAAGCAGTATTGGTTGATACCGATCACTGGTCACCATCACCGGGTCTATTTGAAGCCTTTTATTTATcatcagatatttaaaaaatatgaattttaaTAGTctcaacaacattttaaatgtattaaaattaacagaagataatgtattgtgaattgTCAACCGtttacttttattgacaggaAACGTTCAACATTCTACTTCCTCTCTTAGAAACACACCTTAAACAGCTTAGAGCTTAAGAAAGAAGCgtaatttcaaataaattacCAAAGAAACTGTCATTGTTAATTTACTCAAACTTAAAGTGTACTTAAACGTAAAGTGCAGAGCAAAGAAAGCACAATCACATATCTTGGGATCTCAAGATAAAAAGGCATGAGGTGTAAAATATTTTAGGCTTGTCATCCTACTGTAATGAACTGAAAATAGAAGCCGTGACATAACAATcacacatgtttaaaaaaaatgttagtaaTTGTTTAACTCTTTGTCGTAGCTCAAAATCTAAATAATGTTCATTCAatcactgcagacattttttcAGTAGTAGTAAAAATTTTTCTCCTGAGTAGGGCGTCATCTAATCGATCAATCTGATTGGCCTTTATGGAGACCATCGATCAAACTATTTAAAGGCTTTATTGCCTGATAACGATCAGTAACTGATTAATTGGAGCATCCTTAGTTACTACCTCTGCTTGGCTGTGTTATGTATACTCAGTACCTGAGCTTTTGACCCCGACACTGCTCTGACCGGCTCTCCACCACCCGTCTTACTGCCGTCTGGACTTCGTCTTCCTCCCCACCAGACTCCACAGTTCCCTTAAAGCAGTGCTCTGGCCTCTCTGCtctgcatcatttttaatcCCCACCTCCACACTCAACTGCACTGGAATTCTTTTTCTCAAATGCCCTTTTTCTGAGCTTTTTCCGGTGCCGCTCCTTGCAGCTCAGCCCCACCCTTGCTCCGTTTCCTGTTGGAGGACAGCACAATGACCAATAGGAGACTGGCGGGTGTTTACTCTGCTCCCGTTCCAGGAGTAATGGGAGCTGGCCGGCCCCTCCCCTTGGCCGGACTCTAGCCAGACTGCTCAGCCCAACGCCGTCTGCTCCTCCTTACCACCACGGCTTAATGTAAAAAACAGGGCTTTTTTGCTTAAGGGCAGAGAATCCTGGAGGGGACGTCACTCTGGGTTATGATTTCACTGTCCTGAATTTAAAGCCCAAATTAGTCAAAAACCACATGTCCACCAGCAGCATAAGAACACATTGTATTGCCATGTTTATATGAGATCATCTGGCCTCGTTTCACATGGTGAAGGCCCTGTCTGTCGAGCAGTGACGTACACTGTTCAGCTACATTATGCTTTGTGACAAATGGCTGTTGTTGCTTCTACATTTAGCATTCTTTAGCTGTTCAGGGTAGAgatttgttgtaatttcttcTGATTTATTATTCATGCAGGACCATTTGGCTGAAAGAAGCCATCTGTGCTGCAGGGTGGGGAGGAGGACAAAGAAGTCTTGGTAGATAGATTAACAACCGTGGGTCCTGTAGTGATCTTTATGTAGCCTAACATTTAAAACTTTTCTTCATATCTATATTAAGGTTTTTGCGGCCTGTTACTCTGAGAAGAAAACCTCTGAAGAACAATCAGCTTTATTTAGTTAGACAAAGTGCAGCTTCTCATAGGGATTCTCTATTGTCGCTCTATTTTTAGGAGTGGAATGCACAAATGATGGTAATCTTTTAGGCGGAGCCATTTAAGATTATGAGGAAAGGGCCTTTGAAACTGTATATTCTCATTGTGAGGAGCCTGCAGCCTGTGTGATCTTTCTGATCTTCCTGCTTTTACAGCAGCAGAATACATTCTGGTGTCAACAGCGGTGATTCACACTGGTGGAGTCCAACTCTGAGAACAGTCATCGTCTTCTTATTCGAGAAGTTTCCATCTAAAACTCTCggcagcatttctttttttcttcccccctcctcctgcagTTTTGCCTTTCTTTCCGCACATTcccactctttctctcccaccCTTCCTCCCATACTGTACAACtctcttctgctttctctctctctctctctcttaccccTTTTTCTATCTGGTTTGCGCTCTCCCCTTGTTACTCTTTCTCCTGGGCTGGGAGGAAGTGACTGGGTTGTTTCTGGATCCTTGGGGAATAGAAAGATGGAGCTCCCTTTTCCTGTAACCCTTTCTTCATCAGGCTTTAGACTATTGCCACATTGGCTCTGTTTTGCCACATTGGTAGTTTGGTATGAGAAAATTGTCACATGCACTGCCTTTTTGTGctaaattgacatttaaaaaaaggttcatCTGTTGTCAAAATTTTGCTACTTATTAGGGCAATAATACATCAGAAATGTATAATCATACATCTAAATCACTTGGCATTCATAACATTGGTGCCCTTACCTGAATAAATCAACTTAAAAGCTACAGCTGTGTTTGTTGATCCGTGGGAGTCTTCAGGCCTCAGACAGTGTTAGGagatctgtgtgttttcatttgtgctGTGTGGGAGTCGATGGGAGTTCAAGTTGTCTCCTGTAACGTTTGGTATTTGTCTTATAGAAGTATTTGCCAACCACATAGTTCACTGTATTTAATCCTATCCTTTGAGAGCAGTTTATGGCATTGATACATACGTTTCTAAAATCGTTTAGGGATGCATTCATAATATTGTATTATCTTAAACAATAAGCATCACAGATAGCCGGCCATTTTTGGAGCCTAAGGCACTTTTAGATCTAGATATCAATCATTAAATCCTTGTATTTCCAGTTTATGTCAGTGTGTGGGTCCATTACAGCACTTCAtcaactgtttgtttgttttaaagcaaatttcCTTACCACATACTTATGCACACatcatttgtctctctctctctctctctctctctgagatgCCCCTCCTTGATTTATATTAGAACCAGCTGTGGAACTAGGGGCTGAATGAATGGCTCTTTGTGATTTGGCTGTCGTTCTCGTCTAAAAGGTCTGTTTCTCCCCCTACCCGTCCACCCTCTGTGGTATTGTCATGACAACAATATGAAACAATGAACTGAACAACAAGTCTTGTTATGATATTATGCAAAGGTCAcctatcaatgttttttaggcTGCCAGACCCCCTGACAAAATGCCAAACACACTGAAACAGCAGCCTAACTCTGGGCAACCAGAGCAGAATGTATGAGAATCAGCAGACACAGTCATGCATCTTATCTGGTGGACATACACGCAGAGGTTACAGCGCAAGCTTCAAGTCTGGGTTGTCCATGAAGGGAACGCATTATAAGGCCCAGGAAATCAGTCTGGCTTTAAGGTGATCTGTGCAGATGATGGCTGTTCCCACACAACTTCCATGGGTGTGTCTGCCCATGGATTTGTGTGTGCAAgtcacagaggcaaggaaacagaaaacattgcCCAATCACATGGCAGGGAGGCTCCCAACCTTGAATTGATTAGAGAGCCTTGACTTGGAAAGAGGAATGGGGTGGGGGAGCATTTCTAGAAAGCTGGAAGAGGAGGGGAACAGCTATGCATGAATCAAGCTTCATCCAGGCTGCACTACAAGGAGGTCAGAGAGTGATTGGCATGTCATTGGAGTATGTTGTTTACATCCGGCGTGTTAGTCAAAACCACTGGaatgttttggattttttctGGCTTTGCAACCTGTGTTTATAGTCTTGTGGGGTGACTCTTTTGTAACCTGTCTATTTTGATCTCTGTCAACAGAACTATGCACTTTTAAATTAGGTTTTAAGTTCAAGTTTCCTTTATTCTTGTTTTGCACAGGTGCTGACTGTAAGACTGCAAGAAAAGGAAGTGAGAGCAAGGAGTCCGGGGAGGAGAGATCCCATCCTTGCAGCACGAGCAGTTGGTATGAAGCGGAAAATAAATCCCTCCTTTCCTAATTCACAAACCATTCCCAAGCTTGAGCAGAATAGTAATCACTAAAGTCTGAGAGAGTCAGTAAGGCAGtggaaaaatccaaaaagaTCTTTTCTGGGTGGTGGGAAGAGTGGTATTTCTGATTTTCTAATCCTTTGTAATGGCAATAATAATGAGGTGACTCAATGAATGGAAGCAATGAGTTTGATAAACCTGAGAAAGATGACCTTGAAATTATGCCTGACATCCTAAATCACTTTTCAGGGTGGTCTCAATCCTCTGATACACCAAAGGCACAAGAATATATACACATGTTGTAAATCAAATCCAGTTTTAAATCCCCCAGATACAAGAGTTTGGTTGTAAATgaataaacctgaagctgcattGTACATGTGCAGTGTACATTTGCACTGGTTTCTGCAAGGGGTAAAAATGCTTCAGTATAATGCGGTCATTCTTGTGACATCTTACAGGACATACCACAGACATGTAATTTGTGCTGGGTGACCTGCACCTTACCCCCTGAGGGTTGTCTTAATCTTAATATCAGGGAATGGAGGGAGTAGACCAGGCAATGTTAACTTCCGTTTGTATGGTATGTGGCTGTGGGGAGGTAGGGGGTGTAATGGGGGCAAGGCATTTGCCCTCGATGAAGCTGGCAAGGGAAAATCGTCTAAAGAATTGTAGTGTGACACTGAGGAAGGGTGCACACTGGTTTCTGTTCAGATGTCATTTCAAAGGAACTCTGTTTGAAtctgagagaaagggaggaaggtCAACCACTCCAccccagccacacacacatacacactcggGGAGAAAGTCCACATGCTTACAGATCTGAAACACCATATGAGCCACTGTTGGAGTAGCAGATGTGGAGGCCTTAGCGTGGGCATTTTAAGGGGGTGATGTGGAACGAATGGCACCTGGAGAAGCAATAAGGAGAGTGACATTTTGAAGCGGagattaatgtgtttgtgtgtgtagatatgATTTGAAGGAGTAGAAAACTGCATTCAAAGTGGAATGCAATGGACAGTGTCAGCCGCCTTGTCTGCTGGCCTGGAACAGTTGATTGCCAAACTGAAGATTCTAATTATATCTCATCAACTGTCCCGTCAGTGCTGTCCTCCACCCTCTTGTACAcatgctctctcacacacattgacacacacagacgtgcTCACTTATTCCCAACCACTCCTCTTCCCTCTGTCCTGTTCTCACTTTCTAACACATGTAGGCGTACCCAGATCACACTGTACAACATGAAACACATAATCAATCTAATGCTTTCATTTCATAATGGAGAGGAACGGACACTCACACTGCCCCGCCTCAGATGCCttttaattcttattttttactataacatcttgtgttttcttgtttggtTTTTTGGATCTTGACAGGGCTAATATAAAGTGTGTCTTCAAATTGACATACAGGACATCTGATAAATTCCTTAACTGTAAGCTAAAATATAGTCTAAGTGACGCTTCACTATAAAGTTAACAGTGTAGTAATATTTTCCTATCGCAATCAGTTGAGGAGTTTAAATGGGtctgtatgtgcatgcatgcatacagtattaCCATGCCTCTTAGTGTGCGGCAATCTTGGTATGAGAGGGTGATGAAGGGGCACAGATAAGGGGAGTCGCACCAGGACATTAAACTGACTACAGAACTTCAAAAATACCAAGTGAATTTAGTCAGTGTTTCCAAGTGCCCTACTTTCACAAACGACCAAGCACTGACTAGGGTCACAAGATAGCGGGTAAGAGAGAAAGCTCAACTCAGTtgctaaagaaacacaaacacagccttAAAGTGAAGTGAACCGAGTATGTCCTAAAAACAAGGTGGAGGTTGAAGTCCAAACTTCTGATATTAGCTCCCTGAAGTCAAAAATAATATGATGTCCAAATGGGTATGCTGTGGATGGCTTAAACATTACATCCTCAGTTCCCACAAAGTGATGACCTAGAAAGTTAATCTTTTCCAAGCAGACACAAACGCAGAGGCATTGGCGTTGTGGGCTCTATATCGTTGCTGGCACTGAGAAGTTCCCTGTGGGAGGAAAAAGCACAATCTTTTGTTTATAAAGAGTCGAAATGCATTACCCTGTGTGGAAAATCTATTGAAGTTCTCAGCAATTCACTATTCTTTCTGTGTCGAAGTACTGAGCAAGTGAATGCGGAGGGAATGAGAGAGACAGTGACGAGCTGAAACCTCCTGATTGTCAGCTGATGTTGAGAGGGGGAGAAAGCagcacaaaaaatatttaaaaaagacatcaGAGAAGACATAAGAGGGTGATGATGTGGAGaaagtgagggagagaaagaggagagagtcTGTAAACCCTAAATTGAGAGGTGAAGTTAGCGTGCGCAGATGATTCCTAATAAGGTTGTAACTGGCAGTCTCAAACCTCTGTCCTGGAATTAGCTGCCAGGAAACTTTCCTCTGTAACTCCTCTTCTCTGAACACTaagaacagaaacaaacacaatccACTGTGACCCACTATGCTCCCAAAAATGAACAGATAAAATTAGACAGGGAGGCAGGAGGGTAGTATAGTGAGGTAGTGAAAGAAACAGTAAAACTATTTATGAccatcacacaaaaaacaactatGTGGTCAAAAAGAGCAATCGTTTTTAGCTGGCATAAAAACTATATGTAGTTGAGTACTTGCATCTATGTAGTCCATAtgcctttttcacagaagacattttgtcTTGTCACATTAAGAAAAGCACTGGTGTAAATGTTCAAACGAAGGATGGCTGCTTTGATTTCAGGGTCATTGTATTGTGCATGTTTGGTGCACAATAGGTTTTTGCATCTCTCACTGGAACACTAACAGAACAGAGCCATCGTGACTATCAGCTGACTATCAACTACTATGACCAGTCAAAATGCTGTGAGAAAGATGCTCATATAAACACTGATCTGGTCAGGTTTCTGTTGGGCAAACACAATCCTGTATTATTGCTTTAACCCCTGTCTTGTTATTTCTGCAAGAAAAGCCACTCTTGTTCTCATTAAAGATAGTTGGTATGCTCATTTATAAATTCACATGTCTGTCTCCCCACAGGTGAGAGTTGTTGAGGGACTGTTGGAATAGCAGCCCAAGGCTCATCATGGCTCAGGTGCTGCATATGGACCCTGGCTTCCCAGGTGCAGATTCATTTAGTTTTACTAAATAATTCTCaattaagttattatttttttttaaagaaataatgaatcaTTTTTGTTTGGATATAAACTGTCAAACAAATTCCATATAATTTAACAACTATCTAGACATATAAATGGTCAGGTTATAGTAACTGTGCCATTACATTTTCTACCAAATCTGCTGATTGTTTTAGAGTAAATATACACAGTAGCCCAAGTTAATGCTATTTTCTAAAGTCTGAGCCCAAGATTAGACGCAGATTTccgttttgtttaaaattgatTTCCTTCCTCCTCAGGGAAACTCAACCCGCCTGCTCCCCCTTCTCTGCATGGCAAAGAACAAGAGGCGGCACCCTACTCAGTAGAGACCCCCTATGGCTACCGTCTGGACCTAGACTTTCTTAAATATGTTAACGACATAGAGAAGGGAAACACTATCAAGAAGGTACCTATCCAACGGCGGCCACGCTATGGCTCCCTGCCCCGTGGCTATGGCTACACCGGCTCCTGGTGGACCTCCACAGAGTCTCTTTGCTCCAACACCAGCATGGACAGCCGACACTCCTCCTTCTCCTACTGTGCCCCAGGCTACCACACCTCGCAGAGACCCAGCTTCAGCTCCGCCCGGGTGGAGAAGACCCTGTTGGATGCACGTAGGAAgttggaggaggagaaagaggggcGGAGATTCTCCAACCTGGGCAGCATGCACAGCAGCATTGCAGGCTCTAACACCTCTCTCAGCAGTGCACACAGCTTTAACCGAGCCCATGGTGGGGGCGGATCCTTTACCCCATTGAGTTCTGGCCTGTCCACCCCAGTGACCCCAACACCAGCACACCTGCAGCACGTCAGGGAGCAGATGGCTGCAGCCCTCAGGAAGATAAGGGAGCTTGAGGAGCAGGTGAAGACCATCCCTGTGCTACAGGTAAAAATCTCTGTCCTGCAGGAGGAGAAACGGCAACTCAGCGTCCAGCTGAAGAGCCAGAAGTTCCTGGGTCATAGTCTGAGTTTTAACCGAGGTCGTCCCAGAGGAGAGCTCTACATTGACATCCCCGAAGAAGATGTGAGCACTGGAGctaaaagcagcaaaaagtCTGCAGGGCCACTGTCTCCCACCACACCCGAGAGCTCAAAGCTTCAAGACTCAGGGTGTGAGATTGAAGACACAGTGATTGTGAGTGGAGCACGACCAGATGCAAAGCGGGAAGTACGCACCATTGGAGTGGGACCAGAGAACTTGAGGAGCTGTCGTGAGATTGGAGTCGGCGTTCGGGAAGAGGATCTGGGGCTGCTGCCCGAGACAGAGGCTCTTAAGAATCAAGTGGGTCAACTTGAGGACCAGCTAAAGAGGACGGTGCAGGACCTGCAGGACTGCCAACAGCAAGTTGCAGCAGCCCAGAAGGCTCCTCGGGCAGAGCATCCAGTCATGGCTACAAGCGTGGGCTGGCAGGAGCCACAAGGTTGCAGCTTGCACACTGTGGTCAGTTTTACACAACTGCCCCAAAAGAGGGAACAGAGAACTGTTGGAATCCAGGTGTACACACTGGAGCAGCCTACTGTCGTGGAGGTGGGCACACGGCTCCGAGCAGAGACCTGCAGCTCCCCCTACCTTCAACCAGCTGGTGGAGTTGTGGAGGGCCACAGAGGACAAGCTGAAGGTCTCTGACActcaaatttatttataaacCAGTATCTATTGCATTGCCATTGGATTGCATCAGTCTGTACAAGTAAATTGACAACTCAGGGCTTATGAGGTTGTGTTTATAAGGTCTTATGAACATTTTTAGATAAAGTAGTTTAATTTTCATCTTATTGTATTCCTCCATgagatattttattaattaaggCTGAAAATTGaagtcttctttctgtctcacagATGTTCCAGTTGAGTTTCCGATTGCAGTCAGTTCGAAGCAGGTGCGTGACGTCCTAAAGAGCGAGTTGTCCACTTCGGTACCTGTAGCTAATCCTGCCATTGCTGTAAGCACGTCTGGTAATCAGATTGGTTTGTTGcattcaaaagaagaagaaacacatcTGCATATATCCACAGAGACCGTTCAGTCACAAGAAGGCCTTAAGACAGGTAACTGGACTGAACTCTGTTCAAAATACCCCTTGACCATCATAATTTGTTCTAACAACATCAAGTTTCTACTTTATTAACTGTATGATCACTGGTATCCTTTCCAGCCTCATCTCCCCAGTCTTCTCTGAGGTCCATCATGAAGCGGAAAGCAGAAGGTGAACCAGGATCTCcctctacaaaaaaaaacctgcagTTCATTGGAGTCAATGGAGGGTAAGTGTCAGTCATTTCCACCCACTGATCCACGATACTCAGCCATAGGTACACTGTCAGTTATAAAGTAGAAATATTGTTTATGTACCTTGATAAAACAGATATGACTTGCAAATACATGAAGTTGTTTGACAGTGAAACTTGTTCTTGTGTTGCAGCTATGAGTCCACATCATCAGACGATAGCAGCAGCGAAAGCTCAGATGAGGGGAGTGATTCCAGTGAATATCATGAAGCCAAAGAAAAACTACCAGAGTCGGTAGTCCAGCTTCAGCAAATAACCCACAGCAATGCTTCCCAACCTCCAGAAAGCAACTGTGTACCTCAACAGACTGCCGTCAAACTTCCAGCCATaatttcagacacacagcagcgTCTCAACCAGTCTGGAACTGTAGACACTAGACTGCCAGAAAAAGCCCCCGGGTCACCAGCAACGGACGCTGCCTTTGACTCCATTTTATCTCCTCCATGCACATCAAATGATGCTGTCTCTAAAGAGGCTGTCAATCAGTCATCAGAAACACTCACAGTCACCCAGGAGATCACCCCCACAATATCAAGCACTGAATCCACTCCTGAAAAAAGTTCCATAACATCCTCCGTTACATGTACTTCATCGCTGTGTGTCACTGAAAACACTGAGAATACTAAGCAGAAATACACCGTCCAGTCAGAAACAACCGCACtctctggccaatcagagccaaACCTGGCAGCGGAAAGACTTGGAAATGACACTGCCACAGCACCGACCAAGCAAGTCAGGTAAATATACGCATGGTTGATGGACAGACTgatatagtaataatagtacTATTAAGCCTGTGTATGAGCATCAATGACTGATGTTGTCTCCTCGTCTGTCTCAGACTGGACCTGAGTGACAGCCTGATGTCAGCTCTTCATGTCCTGCGTAAAGCCCTAGGGGAACCCAATGCTTTCAGCCAACAAGGAGCAGTAGGTGTTCTGATTCACTTTTTAACCTGGAAAATTCACTCAGTATTGATACTGCTTTCCAGGAGATCCAg includes these proteins:
- the kank2 gene encoding KN motif and ankyrin repeat domain-containing protein 2 — encoded protein: MAQVLHMDPGFPGKLNPPAPPSLHGKEQEAAPYSVETPYGYRLDLDFLKYVNDIEKGNTIKKVPIQRRPRYGSLPRGYGYTGSWWTSTESLCSNTSMDSRHSSFSYCAPGYHTSQRPSFSSARVEKTLLDARRKLEEEKEGRRFSNLGSMHSSIAGSNTSLSSAHSFNRAHGGGGSFTPLSSGLSTPVTPTPAHLQHVREQMAAALRKIRELEEQVKTIPVLQVKISVLQEEKRQLSVQLKSQKFLGHSLSFNRGRPRGELYIDIPEEDVSTGAKSSKKSAGPLSPTTPESSKLQDSGCEIEDTVIVSGARPDAKREVRTIGVGPENLRSCREIGVGVREEDLGLLPETEALKNQVGQLEDQLKRTVQDLQDCQQQVAAAQKAPRAEHPVMATSVGWQEPQGCSLHTVVSFTQLPQKREQRTVGIQVYTLEQPTVVEVGTRLRAETCSSPYLQPAGGVVEGHRGQAEDVPVEFPIAVSSKQVRDVLKSELSTSVPVANPAIAVSTSGNQIGLLHSKEEETHLHISTETVQSQEGLKTASSPQSSLRSIMKRKAEGEPGSPSTKKNLQFIGVNGGYESTSSDDSSSESSDEGSDSSEYHEAKEKLPESVVQLQQITHSNASQPPESNCVPQQTAVKLPAIISDTQQRLNQSGTVDTRLPEKAPGSPATDAAFDSILSPPCTSNDAVSKEAVNQSSETLTVTQEITPTISSTESTPEKSSITSSVTCTSSLCVTENTENTKQKYTVQSETTALSGQSEPNLAAERLGNDTATAPTKQVRLDLSDSLMSALHVLRKALGEPNAFSQQGARVAYTTVLQEWLRVSCHKAADTTVVKAYINTFASVSPQLLEFVMNIADGNGNTALHYTVSHSNFPVVKLLLDTGLCNADKQNKAGYTAIMLTALAAFHSDTDLQTVLQLLRTGDVNAKASQAGQTALMLAVSHGRGDMVRALLSCGAQVNIRDDDGSTALMCACEHGHVDIVRQLLSVPGCDATLTDNDGSTALSIALEASQNDIAVLLYAHLNFAKPPSPVSPKSPLLGSSPPAGETK